The sequence tgttgagacaagacgaaccgacaaaagacaacagaaaaacagggctacatatacacaacagttaatgaggcacaggtgcaaacaatccagaacaggagatcactatcaagctgacaagtgacacaccaccacaggaagtgatgacacctgaaacgagaggacagagtcaacatcaaaataaaactgcaaggccaccagaataaacacaaaacaataagctcacagactctaacgctgaaaccttacaaTCTCTTTCAATCAAGTAGTTTTCTTTATGGATCCACAGTTTTAGATTTAACAACACAATTCAACCCTTTACATGTGTTTATACATATtgtagaggctaagccaacgctttaagcctctgaggatccgcttgctgggtgtaattgacgcacacaagtttgctgccgaataaaggtcagaaacaaagtttccagtttgaaacagtccatttatttccTCCTTTTCATattcaccacacgatattaCCGTTTACACCATACCGTTCCTTTGCTTGTAatcccgtgtttgtgtgtgtgttctccgtgtgtgtgttctccgtgtgtgtgctccgtggctgcagtcgaatagtccaaagatcagctcctaaattctaaccctatcgtctattccttgacctctgagtgaaacgtcacggggttaagggatagtggacaggagaattcaaaaggacttaggagaagaggctgcggtactttagagaatccgaatgcactttcactatacgacgtgtttatgatgcgccagcggacgtcattgtgtgcgtctgctgctgtgggggaaactatggcaaccacagttttctatacagcggactacaacatggatgtttaataagaacgagggacttctgtgaactcatctagagactctgcaccgggctctgatgctgctgctttgcttttatgaacgtggacaacagagaaacatattcttcatgaccaacgttggaattgaaataaaaaaggaaagtgaaacttatgctcgtcaccctctccctccggtccacattaataccaatgatcccaatacgtatgattgtatgaactaaagatcttaaaatcaatacagatgtatttattataaacgttagtccttaacatctatcactgtgtatatcaccattcaaacatcttttaaaagttgaacaaaccccacacagctcagtaaagactgtgaaatgttgactttatttgatcatttcagtaaaaactaacgttcatatttctctctttgattataatactgatgaacgttcaaaacaaagcacattggcaacttaccacctacgtttttaaaatgcttaataagcaccgtaactttcatgatatcatttctcggtcataatcggttgtttccgtgaacggccgactgttgagtgacggcaaatgctgcggctgcaaggcattgtggggcagcattttcgcttctcctgccggttagggaggtccagtggttcctaagctaaaggaggtgataaaggaagtttgaaacctcctttcctatcattctcatcattctagagaattcgaacggcacttatcatggctgccactgagggacttccgggtcatttcactcctttaggaaggttcctaagctaaatggatattcggctgcagtcggatagtttaaaaatcagctcctaagttctaaccctatcgtctattccttgacctctgagtgaacgtcacagggttaagggatagtggataggagaattcaaaagtacttaggagaagagactgcggtactttagagaatcgaatgcactttcactatccaacgtgtttctgatgcgccagcggacgtcctgaatgtgcgtctgctgctgtggggaaaccatggaaccacagttttctatccagcggactacaacatggatgtttaataagaaccacggactactgtgaactcatctggagactctgcaccgtgctctgatgctgctgctttgttttatgaacgtggacaacagagaaacatattcttcatgaccaaagctggaattgaaataaaaaggaaagtgaaacttatgctcgtcaccctctccctccggtccacattaatacaaatgatcccaatacgtatgattgtatgaactaaagatcttaaaatcaatataaatgtatttattataaacgttagtccttaacatctatcactgtgtatatcaccattcaaacatcttttagaagttgaacaacccccacacagctcagtaaagactgaaatgttgactttatttgatcatttcagtaaaaactaacgttcatatttctctttttgattataatactgatgaacgttcaaaacaaagcactttggcaacttaccacctatgtttaaaatgcttaataagcaccgtaactttcatgatatcatttctcgctcataatcggttgtttccgtgaacggccgactgttgagtgacggcaaatgctgcgggctgcaatgcattgtggggcagcattttctcctctcctgtcggttagggaggtccagtggttcctaagctaaaggaggttataaaggaagtttgaaacctcctttcctatcattctcatcattctagagaattcgaacggcacttatcatggctgccactgagggacttccgggtcatttcactcctttaggaaggttcctaagctaaatggcctattcgacttcagccttcgACTTCAGCCCGTGTGTGCTCTCCGTGTGTGGTCAAAAACTGTATggccttccggcggaacctctcaccaacacacataggttcctacctttatacccacaaTTAATTGGCTCCTACACATATCATTAAAAAACATGTTATCTCCATCAGCATCAGTTTTAATTAAAAAGTAGTTTGCTGTATTAACAATACAAGTCAATACAAGTTGTGTTTACTATAATTAAACATAATTGTTCATACTTAATCAGCGTAATATACACCACACAAAATGCAATTCTGGTATTTGTTCTCGTAAAAAAACTCATAACAGAGGTGATCTTTAATAAAGGGTAACGACCGACCCTATTTACTTTTATCCTCCATTCAAATCAATGGTACTTTAATGATGGCGAAGATGGACGAAATAGGTCCAACTTGACTATCAAATCGTGATTTTCATGCCAAGTTGTAACATGAAAATACAGCAGCGTCCACCGTGTGAACCGGTCTGATCATCTCCCTCCTCCCTCGATCGCACTGTGAGGCCtgcaaataaaaacacacagaTTTTAATTCAGTAAACAATACATGATAACTACCTTTTATTATATTTCAATGACAAGTAACAGAaacatcaatgctttatttcaaTATGTCCCAAACACATTTGCTCACTCAAATACTGTcgttacaattatatttttatataattctgACGCTTAAACGACTTTACTATAAAAAGCCACTATTCACTATCCTACTGCAGTTTCATTTGCCAACAAATATAGACTTTCACAGtataattgtatgttttttatgTATCTATGATTATCTTTAATTGGAAGAGCACACATTGACAATCTACGATATTTAATTTAAGTTCATGTACTGTAGCTAACAGCTGAGTGTTATTAGGGTGTTGGATGCAGACCTTTTTCAGGGCTattttatcttttttaaatcagaaataatactttatttacTTTGGGGTAAGTTGGGTTTCATGACCGTTACTCTATTTGTATGTATgaataaaatatacaaaaacatataataaaataataagtaAGAATGTGCAATAATGTAATTAAAACGCATACAAACAtaagaagttaaagtaaaaatgctcAATAAAAGGTTACAGAAATGAATAACTTAGGCGTAAAACAATCTTCCACCACTTCAATTATAGAGatacaataataacaataaaatatAGGGATACAAATTCAATATAATGCTCTGACCTGGAGGTACATAATGACTATGAGGACGAACAGCACCAGTACCACCAGGACGATCACAGGAACACTGACTGGTGCCGCCGTCTCTTCATCCTCATCTTCCTCTCCTTCATCTTCTTTGTTTGAAATCTGTCTCTGAGCCCCGGCGCCGGACTGTCAGAGCTGCCTGAGGACAGAGTTAAAGGATGAAGAGAGAGTAAGAATGATGTGTGAACGGTGGAATCAGTGGGGGTCATATATTGAAATATGCAGGTCACCTAAGATGTGAATGAGGGTGCCGTTTCCAGTGAACCGCAGGTACGGTGGAGGGTAGAAGATCTCGATGTCACAGCGATACAGATCTGTGTCTGTGGCTCTCAGTCCGGATACCGTCAGCTCCAGAGCGCCCTCTCTCCTCTGAGCAGAGCACTGCACCTAAAACGCCAGGAAACACAATTTAATGGAAtaatttaaagaggccctattgtgctttgtGGGGGGTTTGCTTCCCTGCAGTGTGATAAAAAGGCTGTTGTGCATGTACATGATCTGCTAAGGCTCATAACATGCCCAAcaagtcgatcgcgatcgaccgggagattcccagtcgatcgcgatatgtgtctaaaaatagaacaacaatattctgttttatcgttaatgtcctaaaacataatcttcctgtgccagaataatacacttgaacgcatcaaagctttgtgattggccggcgtgaccccatgtgtcagGGCGTGGctcagtgggcactatttcgctgacgttgtccgtgtcaacaggagtgacgtccgcacacacacaagaccgcaattatagcagaagcaaaaaagcccaacatatatatttcactccgagtgggaggatgattatttttagtatctattccaattcaaagcccatctgtctcatctgcaatgcgagacggaattccctcctaattctgccctacgctcccaaaaggggaggggcctgaaaggacagctaaatgcacagcagtccaacaacaagagcaaggctgctaccagagcatcttatcgtgtcagtcacgttcttgcgaaacacatgaagtctttccaGGCCCGTCTCCAGGATGAAATGACTGAGGGGGCTGTTCAAAAATCCTAGGGGGGCGACTTTTTTTTCCCAACAACGAATGTAATGAATTGACACACCAAGTTTTTTTCATTCTCACTGCTCTAcaatctctttgcttctttatttGTATTCCGGATGGACCCCTCTCATTCTGTTATTTTCCTCTGATCTTAATAATAGATAGTACATTATTAGATGCCTGCACTTTGTTAGTCACGTTAACAGACTAACATTGATTTCCTCAATTTATAAATGGACAGGCTTTGTAATTATACCATAACCTTTTCTCCTCTATCCCTTAACTCGTCTTCCTATACAGATGTACTTACTTACTATCTACTCTAGTCATGTCAGGATTAAAGACAAATTAATctggttgattttttattttcagaatTTAATATTCAAACCAAGACCTAAAACCTGGCATTCCATAAGAAAGTGACTAATATAAACCAAATGAAATATTGGATCAAATACTACACCAAATAGACAGACACAGATTAAAAATCCGTCACTAGATGTCGCTCATTAAAGCATGGacacatgtcccagtagagaatATAAACCTGATATTGAGCAGATTATGGCCCCTTTAACATATAGTCTTGTTAAAGACACAACGTGTACTTTCTACCACTAGGGGGCTCTTAATCACAAATAAGACAAAGGAAGGTGTAACAGCTAAATTTTCCATCCTCTCCAAACAAATAGTCTAGATTCGTAAAACGCTGGTGGCCGAAgcacatttaatttatttttcttaCTAAAATTAGATAAGCCAAAAGTTATTTTAAACTAGTTTTCTAGATtttagaaaatgtattttctatgGGCCTCTAACACTAGATTGCGCCACCGCAGGGCTGTGCATGCATATGTCACTTTTTTCAGTAGTTATGTCTGTGCAAACTGCATATGCACGGAAGTCATATGTCGATATGttaatgtatttttcctttaatATGTAGCATGTATGGGTTTtatctcctctccctctcctatGCACGATGGAGTCTAGAACCCATTTCATTATCGGGACAATAAAGTACATTGTTTCGTATCATTTTGGTCAAAGTTGGAATAATTTAAAGGTCcccattatactgtttttcatcaatctattatagctctcagaaaaacatgtctctgaagtgtttgcctccaaacaccaaacaggtcattgcagcattacccataatcccctctgtttcagccctgtttcaaaagtgctgattctctgttggttaccttggttgctgattggctaatggttacacaagccaaaaaatcgttatgacatcacaaggtggccaaaatctgatcaactcattttcagacaggtttttatataaatggatcaaaaagagagagaatctttgttcctgaaactttcatagtctctttccacagaggggacacatgttgatgtagaagagacatgaagaagaggggacacatgttgatgtagaagagacatgaagaagaggggacacatgttgatgtagaagagacatgaagaagaggggacacatgttgatgtagaagagacatgaagaagaggggacacatgttgatgtagaagagacatgacaaataggtgacctttaacatccACCCCCTCACATTTACCTCTCCCTCCTCCCCCGTCTCTATCGGCCCTGTGAGGTTGAGGATGGAGGAGCAGATCTTGGTGGATCCGTGGAGGCCTCGCAGCAGAGTCACCCGCAGGTCCTCGGGTTCAGGGAACGGGTACGACAGGTCGTTGTTCGGGAGGGGGCTCTGGCGGTGGAAGGGTTGGGGGTGAAGAAAGCACTGAACCAGAGCCGTACCATTGCTGCTCACCACTTTATAGGGCTGGACCACCCGCACAGCTGCAGAGACACAGGGGACATTGGGAGAGAGACAGTTAGAAAATGGATTAGCAGATTAACATGTTAGGCATAGAGCAAATATCAATTTATGGCGATAAACTTCAGGCAGAAAAGTATTTTTCATGCACAGATCCATTGAGAGACTCCCTGTTCTGCTTTAATAACAGTCCTTTTATCTCCTGTTACAAAGGGGTATATAAAACATCTGAttacaccaggggtgtcaaactcaaggcccgggggccaaatccggcccgtcacttcattttatgtggccctgcAAGAGCTTACAATGAATATAATgagtttattataatgttatgtgcCGCTTTATAGGagaacgttgcccataaactacatgtcccacaatgcatctcattttgtgacatgagcaatgaagagacttgcagttattttccctagacttctgctttcagatgtagttaattatgaagttattaccctatctgataataattcAATTAAGAGGCAATagtgtaaaataatacattattgtatatttatctttgtatatttatatagtcttaaagttaccaccggccctttgagtgcaaccatatttctaatgtggcccgcgatgaaattgagtttgacacccctggattACACCTTCAAGTCTGGTTTTATAACGCTTTATAGAGTCACATAGGAGATATCCAAATTCCCAACTGTAAAACGAGACAGTTAGAAAATGGGCGTCACATTGTGTCTCCTCTTTTCACCAAGTCATCATTTATTAAATCCATTTGGCTCAGGACAAATCAAATATCACACAATCAACATATCCGCAGATTTACTGTTTTCGTTCTCACTTTACGGCAATAATTATTTTGTTTCCATGCACAGGTCAATTGAGAGACTCCCTGCGGTGTGGCTTCCATATCACTATATCTTCTTTCAGAAAAGTGCACTTAAAACATTAAGTGTTTTAAGTGTTGTTTTATACCAACTGGAAAGACCAGGAAGACATTTCAATAACAAGAAATTGGAACCTGGCATATTCCAATAATCACATATCTGTTTTAAATATGAACATTCAGTCCTGTTTTCAAATCAGAAACTTTAAGATATTCACTTCAGTATGATATAAAGAATGGAAAAGTGACACATCTACATATTTGAGAGGCTGAAAACAGCAGAGGAAATGTAGGTTAATTGAGTCTCAAAACAATTGACGATTAATATAAAGTAATAGTCACTTATCACCACATCTCGTATCACATCTGTAATAATGTGTGTGTACTCACCGCTCCACGCAGGCAGGCAGAGGCTGAGCACTGTCCACACAAAGAGAGCCATCAGAGTCAGGAtcttcctctcacacacacgctcacccTTTGATTTGGAAACagcaaaaacactgaaactcacCATTTTATCCGCGCGTGTCACGGAAACTTTGCGCCGCCACAGGAAACTGTGAAGAGATGCTCTGCCGGTAAAGAGAGGCGGCAGCTTTAACCGGCTGCTTATTCTGCAGAAAAGAGAAGAACTTCATTCTGTGTTCATACTGAGCCAGTGTCAGCGTTATTCACAGCTTCCGCGCACAAGAAAAATGAAAGAAGCAACAGATAATAAGTAGAAAGTTGCACACTGGAGTGAAAAGTTGAAAGGAAATGATTATGAAGACCTTATAAGAAACACAACGTGGTAAAACCTGACGTCCATTTAATTCAATTCAGTTGTAAAACACGTCCCTTCAGAAAAAAGGAGGTTCAAAGCTTGTTTGAAGAGAACGCTTGTGGGAGAATGTGCATTAAGACGACTCTTAAaagcctttttttaaatacaacattttatttattagcTTTAAAACACATCATTGCTAGTTTCcctcaaaacaacaacaaataatacaaaacataTTATAAAAGTAGTACACAAAGGCAAAATAAAAACTCGAAGTAAGACACGGCACTCAGGGAGAGGATTGCAGGTTTGATATATAGTTAACATGTCCTGCTAAATCTCTCTGAATTTCGCGTGCATCAAGATTACAGATGTGATAACAGCTGTGGTGATTCGTAACTATTACTTTATATTAATCGTCAATGGTTTTGAGAATCTATTAACATACATTTTTCCTACAGACATTACAGAAAATGCTGTTTTCAGCCTCTCAAATATGAAGATGTGTCAGCTTGCTATGCTTTATATCATATTAAAGTGAATATTGTAAAGctcccgtgtcatggccatttctactgatcatagttccattgttgaggtcaactaggatagatttacattgttcaatgttccaaactcacattggtttctcacagcatctctgtatagtatgtgtattcactctctgtcctaaacttgttggagctcctccccccccccccctgtgagcccagtgtgctctgattggtcgggacgttgcgaggctcgctgctcagTAAGCTGGCTTACTAGTGttgtttccgggtcggcgatacagcgagaacaagcgaaactcatcctgagcacacacacactcacagccgaagtaaaaacaataagtgtggcttgatattgagtaagaaaaagtttTATAAGGCTGTGAGAACGGGTctgctgcggagagcatttctccgccatcccaactcgtctgttACCAACCAGGGAGCTCTCTGCAAGTtgcagtcagacaactcacgtgtttctttaacatgtttattagaagcagcatagttgagtttggcgtctaggctcgggcctcatcactcacAGATACACAtcgcacgatgagtgatgatcaaataactaacccccaagcctaggtggaagctggggtggtgctggggtggaagctggggtggaagctggggtggtgctggggtggaagctggggtggtgctggggtggaagctggggtgggtggaagctggggtggggggaagctggggtggaagctggggtggtgctggggtggggtggaagctggggtggtggggggaagctgggtggaagctggggtggaagctggggtggaagctgtggGTGGAAGGGggtggtggaagctggggtggtggtggggcagcgaGCAGCAGTGACGTGgaggtagctgcagcaatagcagcagctagcaatgcatggagagagatctggcaggtcaATAGAGCGGCTTATTAAGGAGACTCCGTTTGGTTGGTTGCAGAGTGGCAAGAGACGTTATGTATGAAGGCAGCATGAGGCTCGGTTGACTgccctgaactagctcgcaggcttcgccccatataTGGGACTCCCTGCTGGTTGAACATTTACGCTAAAgctcctggtgtgtgaggagctccgcggattggtccattttggtTCCGGGTACCGCATGATGTCGTGCGGTTCCCGGAAGAAAACCAATGgagaaagagaaatctccaacgaggcgttctggggcagacagggcttctctgtgttggagctttactcgctacagggtgcgctttgagggtttgtgactgcagaccgttcacatgcagaaacaccttcataacacaaggggacgggtcagaaccggaaaagcatgacatgggacctttaatgtttgattaaaaacaagacatttgaagATATTCTGATCAACTTAGGACTTTGAGGAGTGTGTGtacttcaaaatgtaagaagaaagtggtcaaaaaaataagtagtggagtaaagtactgataccagaaaaatgtacttaagtacagtaacgaagtatttgtactccactacttcccacttcTGACCGCAGCCAACCAAAGTTTGTACTTGCTAACGTAGCTTTTTCTGCCCCTTTCAATGTGAACAGAAGAGACACCATGTGCGCTGTTAGCctcatatttaaaaaagatcACGTCTACCGTATCTTTATGAAAGCCAGCATGTCACTCTTCATGTTTTGCTTTGAAGCATGGCTGTCCTGGCGTTTCATGGTCTGACGAAATGTCCTTGAAACATTCTGATAAAGCACAACCTGATTCTATCTGACACACTTGTGGTATGTCCTTAACGACGGAGACAGGAAACTACAGACTGAGAGTCACAGAGGCCGGGATGCTGCTGTCAGAAACCTGAGAGTCACGTCAGTATCATAACTCGGGCGACTTTTATCAGATGAAAAAACAACCCGATAACCAACGTTGTATAACTCAATCTGAATACCGCTATGGATCATACTTGTATCTCAAACAGATGCAGTCTGCTGTAAATGTCTTCAATTGATTGACTGGTCCAGATGTTTTCAAAATCTTTGTCTGAGGAACTTTCCACGcacatatttattttgtttgtttttgggtTGAGGTTTGGGATTTAAATTCCCAAATGAATCCCATTCTTATATTATTTCTTCCAAAAAACACAATCATTTAGCCAAGATAATCTAATATTGCTATTAGACATCACTTCAGATTAAATCAAATAGATATACAAAAGCTAGAAGACGTTTTATGCTCATTTTCCGGTTTCATATTTATATTTAGctcctctactgggacatgtctccatgctttaatgttgaaaaagctctttattttcctcatacctcctgtgctgcagcacctatttccaccctctgtctgaaaccagagcccagcctgctctgattggttatgtGGGAGCCATGAAACGTGTATagtaatttgttttgttttaatataaGATATTTGTTTGATCACATTGATTGGTTGGCTTGGGACACATGGATATGGCCGGCACTCATTATACTCCTGTTCACCTGCGTGAGgtgtgtgtggaagagagggTGACACAGACTCGTTGTACTTTTTGTTGACCGCAAGTTTAATGATTGCTTTGATTACTATAACAATGTATGTCCAAGGAAAATAAGTTGATCATCCCAGATTTCATTAAACTACATTATTTTTCAACAGAGTTTTTCATCTCAGCAAGTCCTTTTTTCTAGCGTGTCACACAATATCAAACAGGCCCGACCTCAGCCTCTCAGCGACTTTGTTAGTTTTCTCCTGTCgctattggttagctggcctatCACCttcgcctatcacgtacaatgcgtTGGAGTGCTAGTCAATAGAagtgcgagtgttacatagtgatgtcactatgttgcagaagtaaacaaaggagtccaatggaggggtTTCATGAAGAGGGGGGAGAGAAAACTCCCTCTGAGCCTTTGCagcccatttacatgcacaaaaacctatacgacacactacaggaaagcgtTAAGTCACATCCATGGTCACAGTGCCATACATAATAAACCCTTTTCATTTACAACCTAAAGCCCTTGTCTCTATTTTACATTTCTTCTGTGTGGCAACACTCACATGTCCCAGGTCACGATGTGGTTTCTAACTAACTGAACAAAATACTGATGTGGTGTTGGTGCTTCTATTTAGTGCAGTTTCCACAAAACAAAATACCTAGTCATCAAAAGGAAACTGACAACATATCTGGTTTGATGGCCTTTGATAAGTTCCTGTTTGTCTGTATGCCTGTGGTTCATGCTGATATTGGTCGTGCACTGTCTGTGTAATTATGGTTAATACAGTGAAATGTCTTAAAAGGGGATCCTCAGGCTAAAGCCTGACTAGCATCCTAGAGTCTGCAGGTTTTATTACATGTAAGTTTGCCAGATTCAACGAAAGGTCTCGTGGTCAGTGTTTTAAAAATTGGTGAacctgcttttatttattgtgtaTATGAAATACTAGTGGCATGATGATGGTGCCAGTGCACTGTTGCTTTTATTTCAATAATGAAATGATAACTTTAAATACCAATTCAATCTTTAACTTATATTTTGCCCTAAAGTTTGAAATGTATTGATATATAAAGTTAATAGATGTATAGATAAAAAAAGTATCATATTGCATGTTGTTAAACAATTGCAGTCAATGATAGAGCCATATTTTAAGTTAATATTATGCATGTTTGAAATCAGAATGGCTTACTTCCAACTCATACTAAGGCAATCTCTGACACGGTGGACTCACAGAGAACTCAGACGCACGATTCCTTCTTGACTTCAGCACTGATCTGTTTAATATAAAAAAGACTTCTTCAAAGTAAAAAGGTatctaggatctactaggacacTCAAAAGTTCACTAGGCTCTACTCGGTTGCTCAAAGTTACACGAGGAAATACAGACATGGACTTAGtgttgagacaagacgaaccgacaaaagacaacagaaaacagggctacatatacacaacagttaatgaggcacaggtgcaaacaatccagaacaggagatcactatcaagctgacaagtgacacaccacccacaggaagtgatgacacctgTAACGATGAGGACAGagtcaacatcaaaataaaactgcaaggccaccagaataaacacaaacaatagctcacagactctaactctgaaaccttacagtaccccccctctTACGGACGGCTCCAGACGTCCCTGAAGCCTGAGACTGTTCTCTATCAAAGTCAGATATAAGGGTCTTGTCCACAATGAAGCTGCCTGGGATCCAGCACCTCTCCTCTAATTCCGTACCCTACCCAGTCGACCAGGAAC is a genomic window of Pseudochaenichthys georgianus chromosome 21, fPseGeo1.2, whole genome shotgun sequence containing:
- the LOC117466399 gene encoding LOW QUALITY PROTEIN: cytotoxic T-lymphocyte protein 4-like (The sequence of the model RefSeq protein was modified relative to this genomic sequence to represent the inferred CDS: inserted 1 base in 1 codon), with translation MALFVWTVLSLCLPAWSAVRVVQPYKVVSSNGTALVQCFLHPQPFHRQSPLPNNDLSYPFPEPEDLRVTLLRGLHGSTKICSSILNLTGPIETGEEGEVQCSAQRREGALELTVSGLRATDTDLYRCDIEIFYPPPYLRFTGNGTLIHILGSSDSPAPGXQRQISNKEDEGEEDEDEETAAPVSVPVIVLVVLVLFVLIVIMYLQASQCDRGRREMIRPVHTVDAAVFSCYNLA